The Solanum pennellii chromosome 7, SPENNV200 DNA segment AGTTTTTTGAAGACGAAAAGTGGCTAAAAGGATCATAGTGCCAGCAGATACAGCCATGGCTGTGGCAAATACAACACCTTGAGAAGTCAACAAAGAAGAcataattgaaaaagaaaaattttgaaattgaagaaataatGGTGAGGACTTTGTTGGAGTTATAAGTAAGAAGGATTAATCAAAGAAgacaagatatatatataaatagtataaagtttgtggaattttttttttttgaatttattaatctTCTAGATGAAATAAAGTAATGAGGAGGAAGGGTTCAATTATTATTGgtttaaattaattgtttttgttggttagactttaagaaaaaataaaataaaataaaataaaatgtggaagATTATTTGATGGTGTGGCAAAAAAAGGCTAAATGGAAATGAATATGTCAGCATAAATTTAAAGGCTTTTGGTTAGAAAGAGAGGGTACTAGACACtaccaaaaaatattaatattatttttccacctttaaatatttaaatatataccacgtatattttgattaaatcgatgagaaaagaaaaatttatgaaaaaaataaatttttttattgtttcaatgaaaatttattttctcgTGAGTATTTTCAATATGCTGATTCAATGGAGAAAATCATGTTTTATAGAACGTTTTTACTGATTTGTGGTAAGAAAAAATTTAGTTTCTAATAATAGATTTACTATTTTACAGCAaaaagtttatatttattttgattttcttttactatatatataaattatgaattattaatttagctCATAGAAAATAGAGTCCACCCATTAAGGTCCACTAGGCTAAAACACAACGATTTTAGTAATTACTATAACCCAAGCaaacaattaatttgatttgataatttcccttttattattaaatatttgtaaagataaataaaatattatttgttaaattatgaagaacaatatttaaaaactaaaaaatttataatattaataaaataagtaaaatattcttTAGTTGATCGTGCACATCACGGCAATACCACGTTTAAAACTACAGTGTGAACTCCGATGTCAATTCCTTGCTAACCAAACGTTATTCTAGGAAAGTTACGTATTTGACCGATCGACggaattatgaatttatatgaatattaaaaaaaatatttttatatataaaataaatatgttaatattataagtatataatttgaatcaaaattatTGGATTCTAGTTCAGTAAAGATTAGTCCCACCTCTCCAAAGTCTGAAATAACAATGGTCACATAACCAAGTAAGAAAATATGAAGTGAACTTCAAATTAAAGCTGTCAAAATGAATCGGTTCAGCCCATCCGACTCAATCCTTGCGGGTCAAGAAATTTGAAAGGTTAGGGCAGGCGGGCCCTTCATTTGGAAGGGCTTGAAAATGCTCAACCCGAACCCTATCCTGGAAGGGCCGAAGGATGGGGCGgactaacttttttttttcaaacttaaaattctataacaacaagaaaatgaaaagattttcgaatcaaatatgacaaaaaatagTGTTGTTATATAGTAGCAAAAATCTAGTGCAGTTAGCATGTATTTCGCACACCGATACGCGATCAAGATAAGAGAATGACAAGCAGGATGAGAGGGAGGCGATCGAGGACGTGATATTTGTCTATGTATCCTAGTTACATGCAAAATTACTTGGATACAGTTTACCTAGAACAAATTAACCTAATTTTGAGTCCATATATTTCTAGATACATATATTTGGACGTACCAAAATTTGGTAAGATTTATAATATAACATACTGTGTATTTAAGTAATTAGATTATATATTAGTGAGATTATTGTATGCTACCTTTAATTAAAGGTTTTGGCCCATGACCGACCCGATCCGATCCAAATCAAGCTTCAAAGGCCAAAAGCTTATATGAGCCGGActtataaatactaaaaaaataaacttaaaaaattatatcttaacTTTATCATACTAACAAATTAGATTGAACCGACCTCATGAATTAAGTCCATTTTGATGGCTCTACTCCATATATTCATACATGCTAATAGTGGTTCTTGAAATTGACTTGTATTTAAAGtttgatttgaaagaaaaaagtgaaagaaaaaagagagcaTATAGTAAATGAGAAATAATTCTACTTAATTAACTAATCCATTTGGCAAGTTTAACTTTATAATTCTTGAGAAGGTGCTGTGAAGTTTcctttcatatattttatattttatattttaatttccaCGTTCACCcctttttataaaagaaaaaacaaataaatttggaAAAATCGTATCTAGATTTGAGCAAGTCATATTTTAATCCTCCCTTTAGACGTGgtgtttatttaattgtttttattttttggtaataaTTATAGACTTTATTTTTCCATGTGTTCCTATAATAAATTTCTACAATGACATGCCAAATTCAATAATCATTCTTTTATTAGTgaactagaaaattaaattttttttcttgtgattGATTAGAAAGAGGAGGTACATTTAAGTAGAGATCTTGGTTCATCTTCTTAAAATAATTCTCGATGTATAATTCAGATATatctagatacatgtattttaggatatatgattaaaattaagTGTGATTTGTTCGAGATATATTCTATTATAGTGAATTCACCTGTATGTGAGATACATAATAAATTTCGCTTGCATCCCTCACCTCTCTTCCATCTCGCTTGTCGCTCTCCTATGTAACTGGTATCcatatacatgtgaatcacatcagatacataaatatacatatactcaTGTATCTGAGATAAACAacgaatctcgctcgcctctctctctctatttcgGCGTATCTAGTAGCAATACTACATGTATCTAAGTGTATGATCTTCCTCAGTATATAGtaaaaaattcttaattaatgataaaatgcGTAATATTAAAATACATAGATATCATATTATGTGATTGTGGAGTATGtcaaattatgtaatttttcctttaaattaaCGTAActaaatataatacatattgccataaccTCATTCTTATGAGATgatcttcttcctcttccacTATATATATGCCAAATGTTTTCATTTCagaaagttttttaaaaaataaattcttcttCTTAAGAAATGAGAAAcgtatatttatttttcctcctaaaatatattgattacaATTTACACATGCATTGACTTTAATGTTAGTCTCATTCCactaaacaaaaacaatttttaacggcattaaatattaaaattaataaagagtACTAAAGTCTTTACCGACATTAGTTAAGTATCATTAGAACCACTTTCGCTAAAAGCTTTAGAGACacatacaaagagtgacaattgctgctaaaaaaacatatttaacgacaattaagaattaattgtcgctaatgatcatttttgttatagtgttcTCATAACCATATGGTTACTTACATTGCCTTGGAAACCAATTGGAAACTCACAGTATTATACGATTGATATATTACTCGATTCATGTTGAGGTTACattccattaaaaaaattattaaaattaaatgtgtATTTGACTAGTTTAATCTTATTAATGATGCTTTAATTTGGAGTTTGGACTCGGAAGTTGATAACTACTACTAATACTACTGTTTCTATAGTTATttaatactaaatataatatgagaaaaaagaataaaactcTTTTGATTTGTGATTAagcaattaaaatgaaatatcttTTTTGGTTATATTTATAGAggttaagtaaaataaaatcgaaagaataattaatgtatatctcgataaataattgataatagttaaaaaagaaaatccacACACCTTGTGATTCACATTTTGGGATCAACCAAACGTGCACGTTATTTTTGGTTGACATTATAAGAAAGTTttgtaaagataaaaatattctcttagtaaataaaaaaaaatactaatataaaataaaataccgattttttttttaaaaaaattaaaataaagataaataaatatatattttaatttcttttttttttcaaccacctctttttttttcttgttgcaATTGTCTAATATTATTGGTGAGACAATGTGAATAGAAGACGTGTTGAGAAGGATATAACAAACTTGTAATTGGACATTTTTAATGCTTCACAGGAAGTTTGTACTGTTGCTTAaggtctttttctttttcttttaatacattttactTTCGAAAATTATTTGACCTGATTAATCTGAATTGATATCAAACAGATACATTAAAATGTTttctatataatttatattcttaGACACAAACTTATAAGTAATAACTCATAACCTAATATATAaagattaaattttgaattcgccTTAATTATTAGAACGATCAAAGATTTGTTATTTATATAGTATTATATAAGTAATTGAATGTGTATTTgctcaatttttatatattcaaatacatatttagaatAATTCAGAATCTTAAACCATtgaaattaaatcttaaaaatttGGTATTTGTTTacatatttcttatttatttttattttcatgaaataaatatgtttttcttttgcgtgttttttttttgggcaCCATTTGTGTTATAAGACCAAAAGTCCTAAATTCATTCCTACCATGTGTATATTATTTGGTTAatcaaattttcaacaattatttgtttttctctcttttttgaattttattatttgtatactaTTGATTCTTATGCTTTCATCATTTTTACTATGGAAAACCTTTTTtctatcttggtcttcaataaatatcatgttttaaattatggtaaataataaatacacaATTGGTTATACAAGTTTTATAATCGATATACATTCTGAGATACGTATATGAAGAACAAATTAGCTCATATCATGCTTAAATTCTGttaaataactaatatatgatcatttatacaaattttataatagATATACATGATGATATACATAGAATACAATGAGAGATACACAAATCAAGTTCTTGCCTTCTTTCTATGAGGGATAAGTGAATACCTCTTATTATGGTGTTTATTAGtagtggtatatatatatattatatatatatatgcaatttatgttttatattagtcaaaaaagacttacttaaaCTCATCGATGTATACAAAGTCCTTTCATTTCCTATTCATCCCCAtttacacacacaaaaaaaaaatataacactcAACATACATTTTGGTATAATTCAAACAATTTAATAGGTACTTGTAAACAAGacattcaaaaatcaaaactacAAGATAGTATACAATTGCTAAACATACTTCTAGTAGCTACTATATGAACTTTATTTATTACTACTACTCTCACACATGTTGACATTAAAGTAAAAGTAGACACAATTTGCTTACACTTATATATGATTGATGATAATTCAACAAAAGCATGAATAAGCCCAATGTGATTTCTTGGATATGTATGGAGAGACATAGTTGACAATAGAAGATGAAGTAGAATCCTTTTGTGTTGGATCAAGTACCTCTGTCTTACCAGAGGCAATTCTCTTTGCTACAACATTAGTGTAGAATAGATTGGAGATTGTTGGTACAAATACATCAGCTTGTGTGCATACTTGGAAGTCAATCACTTTCTCAAAATCAGAACTTTTTGTGATTTGGTACTTAGCCTTCTCATATGCTGGAATTATAGCATCCTGTTGCAATTGCATAACAAGAGGAGTGTTGTTCAATAATCAAGAAATAGGAGGATAAATAGAATTTCTACTTACTTACTCTCCAGAGTGACTCGAACCCTCAATCGTTTACTTGGTGGTTGAGGTGCTCAAGTGTAAGCCTCACTCTATTAGTTACTCTCTCTTTATTACATTTATATGACAtattagtctgtttaaaaaagaatgacacaaTCTTCATTAGAAAAGTTTTTGACTTTATGTGTTACATCATAAAAATGTTGTGATATGTTTAACATCTAGAGCACGAGTTCTCAAGATACTTTTGATATGTGTTAAAAGTCTGTCTTTCTTCTTATACTTGATTTTCAATCAAACAttgtcatataaaataaaactaagaaaGGATAGTTTTGTGTGGATTATTAATCTAATGTCCACATTATTTCTTCAACTTCTTAGCTTTATTAGTTACTTTCTTTGTTCCATTTTATATGACACTCTTAATTTGATTGAAtaagaatgacatatttatgtattcgAAGATTTTCTTAGCTTTAAACTTTCCGTCTTATCCTTAGTTCTCAAGCCCTTATAGACATAGAGATGTCATGTAACTATTTAAGATCTACACAACAAAGTTCTAAAGGTACATTTGGTATATGTCAATAgtcagtttttttttcttaaactccgaGTTCAGTCAAACATCGTCAAATAAAATAAAGCCAAGAAAACAACTAATTCATAGACATAAATGTTACCTTGGTGAATGTGTTGGGGAAGATCTTTCTGAATTCATCAAGACTACTATGCCATCCACTTTGAGTCAAGTAAATTGTAGTGTGCCTTTGATAGCCAATCTTCTTCAAGAACTCACCAATGTCTTTGGCCTCAAAACAATCCTTTGTTTTAATCACATTCCCTTTGCACAAATTTCCCAATGATTCAACCTTTAAGTCCATAGCAACAAATTGTCCATTTGTTTTATAGCTCAAACTTCTTAATGTCCCAATCATTGAGCTAACCAATTGATTTAACTCTTGTTGTAACTCAAGGCTCCCAAATATTGCTAAACATGCATTAGGGTCCATCTTTATATTGTCTTTTTTAATGATCTCTTTAGCTTTTGACATAGTTGAAGGTGACAAGTTTGTTGTAAGCATTAAGTTTCCTTTGGCTTTGAATAGTGGCTTAATTTTGGATTCAATGAAGTCTTTGGTCACAATGAAAGGCACCTTTATGTTTGTGATGTTCACTTTTGATGCCTCCATTGGTGGATCTTTCACTACTTGAATTGTGCCATCTAAACTTGTCATGAATCTCTCTATGTCATAAATATCACCAAATTGCCTACAAATTTagacaaaaaataatagaaaaatgacATGAGGattgtatatttaatttaagttaTTATAACTTGTGAATCAAAGGAGGAAAAAATATACCTTCATTCCTTTTCAACCAAGATTAGACTTTGAGTGAAATTCTTTTAAGTAGGGTGTGCTTAGTAGGGAGGAACCTTacataattttcaatatttttcatgtctgttggttaaattttttgaaaagcaTTTTAGTTCGTAGTAAATAATTTCTTACAAATAGAAAAAACGACTTTCTAggtgaatatgaaaaaataatttcgaTAAGTAACATTTCAATAACCATTGATTGTCTCCTTCTCAACCTCGAACACATTCCACCACCCTAGCCCCCACTACCATACCGCATCCCAATTCCACGTGCATCCATGTATATTTTCTtagattaattatatttaaaatactttcgaaaaatattttcaacttacTTATCAAATATTAGaacatatataagtaatttgtttttaaattattttttatgaaaatattatctTCTATACCATACACACCATCTTTATCAACCACCTACTcttgtttttaaagaaaaatccttaaaaaatcatttaaatacaaaaataaatagttgATTTGTAAAATTATAGATGGTATAGTATATACCACTATACCTTAtaaataagttttatttttcctctttttttttcctctcatGTTATTGAATTGCTAAATAAATAGAATCATTttccacaaaagaaaaaatgtaaataactaaaatttacCTCTTGTGCCCTGTTTGGCTTCCTCTTATTTCAGGAAGGACTAGAGTTGCCCCAACATATTTGGCCACAACTACTGCATTAGCAATCTGAGATGCATAATAACTAAAGTTATAtcgaaatttatttatttgatataaacATCGATAAATATTTAccattcaataataataaatttattttctatcttagaaaagaaaaaagagcgATTCAAACTAtccttaaattatttgatattatgtCATTAATTTGCTTTTTGACACAAATATGTCAAGTGgtgcaaaatttcataaatcaaataatgattaatataaaatatgtttttttaattaatatttactaacaaaaaataaagaagaaaaatgataaaaattaaaaagacaGCAATGATGCCAGCTAGTTGACTCGTGGCAGCTTCTTGTAACTCCCACCCCCTTGCTTATTTTGtccttttgtttcttttaaatataattattttcttttttttttcaatttaatttttcaatttggtGTTTAAAATGGTAATTTTAACGTGTTATagcaaataatttattttattttataaagggaaaagggtctgatatacccctcaactttgtcatttagagctgatatacccctcgttataaaagtggctcatatataccctacttgtaaacaaatggctcacatatttATAGGTGAATAATTAAGTACTTTATAAATATCGAATATCGAATGTGAATAAATTTGTAttctttgagatttttgataaatctatataaattcttttgaattatcagtaaaaataaatgaaatttaataCCTGTGTAATATGATCTTCAGGGATGTctgttaaattaaaaaagatgtAGCCTTTGCCCTGTTCTTCATTTGctgaaaattaattaacaaaaaagttaaaaattaaaagggaattAATTTACTATCATCCAAACAATATTGACAAATggttaaactttattttatgagtttaattatttttccccttattttttgtttttttgaaattttttaaaaatatgccGTAAGATTTACGTACATTCTATCTTttcaaataatgataataaattttatatgtatctaaTATTCATTCAAGATATTTGAAATCATTGAGTCACACTACTAtattatgttaaaatatttaaaatatgctatttaatcattttatttgtatatacaatatttttttcaagaaaatacaTGTGGCTCTGCCTCTGCTACTAAAAACATAGATTTTTCTCGCTGCAAATTAACGAAAAGTTTGTAttataaaacattatttttctaCTTAGTAAGTTATTGTCCACTGAACCATCTcattgagaaagaaaaaattggaaaacgaatataatttttcttcttttcttactAATTCAATCAAAATGTTTGTAGAAATAATCTCCGAAATAGAAAATTTCAATGGTAAAATAGTGATTTTTAGTAGCTTAgttagtaaaataattaaggTGAACTTACTTGTTGATAATGGCTTCCTCCAACAAGGTTTAAGGGAAAAATTTTCCCTCCAAATCCCTCCTTTGTCTGAGAGTTTAACAAGACTTTGCTTTGAAACTTTTACCAAATCATATTGCACTGAAAGATTTtcctataacaaaaaaataatataaagtttaaCTTTTACGTACTgacataattaaagaaaaaaaaacaaattatattatcaGATCATCGTAAAgaacaaaagataaaattaataattaataattcataaagttGATTAATGCTAAGTAGTGTtcaaatgaataatttattagtGTGACTAATTAGAAGACTTgttcatatacttttttttattctttattattaattaattccaattattattattatttcatttaattccaAGAAATTCTTCAGAAACTTTGGccttataaaaggaaaaaaagaaggaaaatttcaTGACTTAGAAAAAAGTCATGatgaaaaatgaggaaaaagaactatgtatttctttttagaaaGTGAGCGTTATATTTACtcttataaaagataaaaaaatattaacaagcATAGTACGTTAAagtaaaactatttataataaaatatgtagAAAAAATTCCATTTAaatatctttcattttattggaatttttatgtgtgcatatgaagatgataaaaaaaattactaaaaatcttCCCAACTTATATCAAGTCCAAATTTTGTTCACCAATAATTTATATAGGCTtagtattttttgaaaataaatatgttctatgttataacaaataaaaataactcgttagtattaaattaaattatattagtaATGCATATAatgtaactatttttttaaaaaaaaattattattattatttatatgatatCATGACCTTAGTTTGCCAACTAAAATTGGTGCACAATTTTTAACGgttaactttaaaaaaacaaagatcACCAAGTCAAAACTTTCTTTTCCTTCCATCGGGTGCCGTTATCGATTTCTGATTAATTTCAATTCACGTTatattaaatagaaaatattttctattaagatttttttactttataatcTCTGTTAAAGACAAAGAAATTCTATCTACTGCAACATATAATGATGAAAAGAAACTAATGATTCATACAATTTCTAATTACTACACTTAAAGCCTAGTTTTCGAAACTCGCGAAAACCACCACCTCCTcttccttctcctcctcctcatcattgcaaaatgaaataataatttcgAAAAATCACCTTATAAATTGCTAAGAAGTCTACCTACATTCGAGATATGTATATCTTCTCCACCCCCTCCCACCCNNNNNNNNNNNNNNNNNNNNNNNNNNNNNNNNNNNNNNNNNNNNNNNNNNNNNNNNNNNNNNNNNNNNNNNNNNNNNNNNNNNNNNNNNNNNNNNNNNNNNNNNNNNNNNNNNNNNNNNNNNNNNNNNNNNNNNNNNNNNNNNNNNNNNNNNNNNNNNNNNNNNNNNNNNNNNNNNNNNNNNNNNNNNNNNNNNNNNNNNNNNNNNNNNNNNNNNNNNNNNNNNNNNNNNNNNNNNNNNNNNNNNNNNNNNNNNNNNNNNNNNNNNNNNNNNNNNNNNNNNNNNNNNNNNNNNNNNNNNNNNNNNNNNNNNNNNNNNNNNNNNNNNNNNNNNNNNNNNNNNNNNNNNNNNNNNNNNNNNNNNNNNNNNNNNNNNNNNNNNNNNNNNNNNNNNNNNNNNNNNNNNNNNNNNNNNNNNNNNNNNNNNNNNNNNNNNNNNNNNNNNNNNNNNNNNNNNNNNNNNNNNNNNNNNNNNNNNNNNNNNNNNNNNNNNNNNNNNNNNNNNNNNNNNNNNNNNNNNNNNNNNNNNNNNNNNNNNNNNNNNNNNNNNNNNNNNNNNNNNNNNNNNNNNNNNNNNNNNNNNNCCCACCCACCCACAAAAACAAATACTCATTTTCAAAATGGAATTCACCTAAAACAAAGATCAAAATTGGAGTATTGAGATTTGAGAACATAGTTTTGATAAATAACTAGATAATTTCTAAAGATATATAAATTCAccccaaagaaaaaaaaggaagaagaacaacaaattgaaggatatattttttaataattgaaataagataataaatttCCCATATTTCTTACCACATAAATAGGATCAAAATGATCTCTTTTAACCATATTGCAAAGCATTATAAGCATTGAACCTGTTAATAAACCAGCCACCACTTGCCTTACATCTCttgccattttttttaattttttttttcaattttctataGTATATttcctctttctctttctctagtaagattatatcatatataaagacatgtatatatatacatatttaatacTTCCTAGGTCCCATTTTATATGgccttttctttttacttttttttggctgtcctaatattttaaaataatttaattttttaaattctcaaTGAGAGGATCTTACTTTCGAGAAATgtcattatatattattaaagattAGAAGCTTCAAAGATACTTTTAGTATATTGCAAAgtctctctttttttaattcttaaactttgttaAGTTAAACactatcatataaaataaaataaaaaagatattcatTATTCTCTCGTAAGTTCGtattaaatataaacaaataaaatttgatccaaatataagtgttattttagaaaatcaaaagaatgCATTAATTCTTTGATCTATATATGCTATACAATTTGCTAAGAAGTCTTTCCATGAACATTTATAGTAAAGAGGGAACACAATTTAGTTAAATAACTCTTATTAAAGTTCTATTATTAACGTAT contains these protein-coding regions:
- the LOC107025431 gene encoding protein MANNAN SYNTHESIS-RELATED 1-like, translated to MARDVRQVVAGLLTGSMLIMLCNMVKRDHFDPIYVENLSVQYDLVKVSKQSLVKLSDKGGIWRENFSLKPCWRKPLSTTNEEQGKGYIFFNLTDIPEDHITQIANAVVVAKYVGATLVLPEIRGSQTGHKRQFGDIYDIERFMTSLDGTIQVVKDPPMEASKVNITNIKVPFIVTKDFIESKIKPLFKAKGNLMLTTNLSPSTMSKAKEIIKKDNIKMDPNACLAIFGSLELQQELNQLVSSMIGTLRSLSYKTNGQFVAMDLKVESLGNLCKGNVIKTKDCFEAKDIGEFLKKIGYQRHTTIYLTQSGWHSSLDEFRKIFPNTFTKDAIIPAYEKAKYQITKSSDFEKVIDFQVCTQADVFVPTISNLFYTNVVAKRIASGKTEVLDPTQKDSTSSSIVNYVSPYISKKSHWAYSCFC